TTAACGAAAGCTGTTCAATCGCTCGTTAAATTGGATAGGGAGAATTGGGAGAACTATGTACCATTCCCACTTAAATTTATCCCCTCCCCTGGCTCTCCTGACTTTGGAATTCCGTCTTTTAAAGTCGAAGACAACTTGGATTTCTTTGTAGAGAAGATCGAAGAGAATGGAAAGCTAACGCCTACATGGGAGTGGAATGATTATCCAGAATCTTGGGAGAAAGCTTACCAGCACTGGAGTGGTATCCTTACAGAAGGTACTCTTAGTGCTTTAAGCCGCTTTGAGCGTCTTTCCAAATAATCTACAAAACCCGGTTTTAGCATGGCGCTAAAACCGGGTTTTTGTTTAATCTGTAATAATCATGCCCGGAGCTTCTGTTAAGTACTGCATAAGATTGTCTACGTCCGCTTGTACCTTCTGCCACTGATCAGATGCCAAAGCTTTTTGTAAACGGTCTTTGTTGTCAAATTCAATTTCAGTCACTTGATACACATCCTGTTTCGTATGAACAGAATGAGAAACGGAATGGATGACGGTGTTGATGACACCCTCCATCGAATTGGCTAAAGGCATATGGATTTCTTCATAATAATCTTTAAATGCTTGTTGATCCGTCGGGGGCGGATACATGACCATGATTTTTGCCATCTTAATCCCTCCTGCATCTTTCATTCCCCTATCCTCCGTACGACAAACAACGATTCACCCACTTGGAACACCCTCCAAATCCATGCATAAATTCCAAAAGGTATCGGCATAACTAAACTGACATCGAAACCAATAATGAGGTGAGTAGTGGTGGATACAGTTATGCTGGCACGTGCTCTATTTGGCACGTCTCTTGGCTTTCACATTATTTATGCCACGATCGGGGTAGGTGTGCCCCTGATGATTATCGTGGCTGAACTTATGTATATCATTACCAAAGACGAAGATTACAAGATCATGGCAAAGCGATGGACAAAAGGCTTTGCCATCTTATTAGCTGTTGCGATTGCATCAGGAACCATAGTAGGGGTATTAATTTCTCTCTTATTCCCTGGATTCATGCAAATCGTCGGGCAAGTCATTGCCTTACCTTTCCAAATTGAGATCTTTGCTTTCCTAATAGAAGCCGTCTTTATGTCGATCTACCTCTATGCAGCTGATCGATTACCGACCCCGCTTCGCTTAATCAGTATCATTTCTGTGGCCATTGGGGCCGCTGCATCAGCTATTTTAATTACCGATGCTCATGCCTGGATGAACACACCGGCCGGTTTTGAAATGAATGCTAACGGAGAAGTCATAAACGTGAATCCTTGGCGCGCCTTTTTTAATCCGAGTTTTGCCGTTACCGCTATCCACGTTACGGTATCTGCCTATATGACCGTTGCCTTTCTTGTTGGATCCATCGCAGCAGCTCGCTTGCTTAAAAGTACGATCACAGATCAGGAACGCCGCTACCATAAGAAGAGCATTACGCTTGCGATCTACATTGGAGCAATCATGTCTCTTGCTACAGCCATAAACGGACACGAAACGGCTCAGATGCTCCATGAATACAATCCTCGTAAATTAGCGGCAGCAGAAGGTTTGTTTGAAACCACTACACATGCCCCCCTCTCTGTCGGAGGTTGGACATCACGTGAAGATGAAGAAGTAAAATATGCGATTGAAATTCCTTATGCCTTAAGTTTTCTGGCAGGTGACCGCTTTGACACCGAAGTCAAAGGGCTCAAAGAGTATCCTGAAGAGCTATGGCCTCCCCTTTTCGTCCATACTTTGTTCAACGTCATGGTCGGAATCGGCACCATGCTTATAGGCTTATCCTTCTTCGCGATCTTCTGGAGATGGATTCTGAAAAAAGAGCTCCCCGGATGGATGCTTGCTCTCTTTGTAGGCGGAGGACCTCTTGCGATTATCGGAATTGAGGCCGGGTGGTGCTTTAGCTGTATAGGCAGACAACCCTATACCATTGTCAATGTCTTAAAAACCAGTGACGCCGCCACTCACGCTAATAACGTCGGAATCTTATTCGCTTTATTTGTGACGCTCTATTGTATCTTGCTTATTGTAACCGTAGCCGTGATGGTCTCCTACTTTAAGCGTCACCCTGTAGAACCAGAACTTGTTGAGAAAGGGGTATAAGAAATGGAAGAATCCTTACTGGCTGTCGCAATCCTTTGGAGTATTCTTTTTCTATACTCTATTACCGGGTCTATGGACTTTGGAGCTGGTTTCTGGGGTATGGTGTACGGAAAAAGAAAAGATTCGACAGCTTCTAAAATAGCAAACCGATTCCTCTCACCTACCTGGGAAGTGACAAATGTATTTCTCGTATTATTTGTCGTGTCTCTCGTGGCGTTCTTCCCTTTCGCCGCCGGTATGCTCGCTACTGTTCTCTTGCTACCAGTCGGGCTTGGTCTGATTTTATTAACCATTCGTACAACCTTTATGGTATTTGAAGGGAAGACAGAACGATTTAAAGATCTTCTGCGCATTACGTCCGGGGTGACAGGGTTAGTCCTTCCCGCACTCCTTGTTAGTATATTACCCATAACACTTGGGGGCTTCATAGCTTTTGAGGAAGGCTATCCGCAATTGTTATACGGAAAGCTATTATCTAGTGTGACGGTTTACATGCATATTGCTTTTGGCCTTAGCACGGCACTCTTTCTCTCTGCTTTGTTCTTAGCCGATTATGCACGTGAAGCAGGTGATGAGACGGCTTACCATACGTATCGCCGTCACGCAATCTGGCTTGGACCTTTATCTTTAATTATTGCGGTCTTAACGATATTCACTATGCCAGAAGAAGCATCCTGGATCGTAGAAAATTTCCGCGAGAATATGTATGGTTTTGGTATGTCCGTCACGCTGTTTTTAATCGGGTATGTATTGCTGTTTGTTAAGCGACCAAATGGTGATGTTGGATACTCCCGCTTGTCCGTTGTGTTTGTCGTACTTCAATACGGGTTTGCCATTTATGCCTACGGATCGGCTCATTTGCCGTATATGGTGTATCCTCATTTAACTATTGAGGAAGGATTCACAAATCCAACGATGTTTAATCAATTACTCATCGCTTACATCATTGGACTTTGCATCCTGGTTCCTGCTTTCATTCTTCACTGGAAACTGTTCCTAAAAGATAAACGCTATTTAAAACAAGACTAAAAAAAGAGCATGAGATCGCTTTTCGATCCCATGCTCCTTTTTATTAACGATAACCTTCTTCGTC
The nucleotide sequence above comes from Pontibacillus chungwhensis. Encoded proteins:
- a CDS encoding EthD family reductase produces the protein MAKIMVMYPPPTDQQAFKDYYEEIHMPLANSMEGVINTVIHSVSHSVHTKQDVYQVTEIEFDNKDRLQKALASDQWQKVQADVDNLMQYLTEAPGMIITD
- a CDS encoding cytochrome ubiquinol oxidase subunit I; this translates as MDTVMLARALFGTSLGFHIIYATIGVGVPLMIIVAELMYIITKDEDYKIMAKRWTKGFAILLAVAIASGTIVGVLISLLFPGFMQIVGQVIALPFQIEIFAFLIEAVFMSIYLYAADRLPTPLRLISIISVAIGAAASAILITDAHAWMNTPAGFEMNANGEVINVNPWRAFFNPSFAVTAIHVTVSAYMTVAFLVGSIAAARLLKSTITDQERRYHKKSITLAIYIGAIMSLATAINGHETAQMLHEYNPRKLAAAEGLFETTTHAPLSVGGWTSREDEEVKYAIEIPYALSFLAGDRFDTEVKGLKEYPEELWPPLFVHTLFNVMVGIGTMLIGLSFFAIFWRWILKKELPGWMLALFVGGGPLAIIGIEAGWCFSCIGRQPYTIVNVLKTSDAATHANNVGILFALFVTLYCILLIVTVAVMVSYFKRHPVEPELVEKGV
- a CDS encoding cytochrome d ubiquinol oxidase subunit II; its protein translation is MEESLLAVAILWSILFLYSITGSMDFGAGFWGMVYGKRKDSTASKIANRFLSPTWEVTNVFLVLFVVSLVAFFPFAAGMLATVLLLPVGLGLILLTIRTTFMVFEGKTERFKDLLRITSGVTGLVLPALLVSILPITLGGFIAFEEGYPQLLYGKLLSSVTVYMHIAFGLSTALFLSALFLADYAREAGDETAYHTYRRHAIWLGPLSLIIAVLTIFTMPEEASWIVENFRENMYGFGMSVTLFLIGYVLLFVKRPNGDVGYSRLSVVFVVLQYGFAIYAYGSAHLPYMVYPHLTIEEGFTNPTMFNQLLIAYIIGLCILVPAFILHWKLFLKDKRYLKQD